The bacterium nucleotide sequence CCTCGGCAGCGGTTACAACCTCCAGGTCACCGTCCACCGCGGCGCCGGCGCCTACATCTGCGGCGAGGAGACCGGCCTGCTCGAGTCACTCGAGGGCAAGCGCGGCTGGCCGCGCCTGAAACCGCCCTTTCCAGCGATCGTCGGGGCCTTCAAGAGCCCGACGGTCGTCAACAACGTCGAAACCCTCGCCAACCTGCCGTTGATCATCAACCGCGGCGCCGCGTGGTTCGCCGCCATCGGCCCCGATGCCAAAAATACCGGCCCCAAGCTCTATTGCGTCAGCGGCCATGTCAACCGCCCCGGACTCTACGAATTCCCGATGGGCAAGAACCTCAAGGAGCTGATCTACGACGACTGTGGGGGCATCCGCGGTGGTAAAAAACTAAAGGCGGTCATTCCCGGCGGCTCCTCGGTGCCGGTGCTGCGAGCCGATCAGATCGACGTGCGCATGGATTTCGAGTCTCTGGCCGCGGCCGGCTCCATGCTGGGCTCCGCCGGGGTAATCGTGATGGACGAGGAGACCTGCATGGTCAACGCCCTCTACAATCTCGAGCGGTTTTACGCCCACGAGTCCTGCGGCCAGTGCACCCCTTGCCGCGAAGGCACGGCCTGGATGGCCAAGATCCTGAAACGCCTCGAGATGGGCGGCGGCCGCTCCAAGGATCTGCCGCTTCTGGAGGATAT carries:
- the nuoF gene encoding NADH-quinone oxidoreductase subunit NuoF → MSEKYFLHNIGNPESRELDFYLANQGWSAWKKVVQQGDPSAVIEEVKKSGLRGRGGAGFPTGMKWSFVPRDSEKPKYLVCNADESEPGTFKDRYLIEHEPHMLLEGIAIASFAIAAHSAYIYIRGEFAMGAQVLEAAIAAAEAKNLLGHNILGSGYNLQVTVHRGAGAYICGEETGLLESLEGKRGWPRLKPPFPAIVGAFKSPTVVNNVETLANLPLIINRGAAWFAAIGPDAKNTGPKLYCVSGHVNRPGLYEFPMGKNLKELIYDDCGGIRGGKKLKAVIPGGSSVPVLRADQIDVRMDFESLAAAGSMLGSAGVIVMDEETCMVNALYNLERFYAHESCGQCTPCREGTAWMAKILKRLEMGGGRSKDLPLLEDIARHINFRTICPLGDAAAMPAASFLKQFRDEFAAHAELGHCPQRK